The genomic interval actaaagaaaggggaaaaaaaacgttAACTATACAAGGGTGTTCAATACAAATGAGATTAATACACATTTAGATTTCACGCACAGGTTAAATGTTTTAGTTAGTTTAATGATTAATGCATATTTCAGGTTTTCGCGTGCCACCAACATCGGGAAAAACTGCTTTCGATATTTAAATCTGCTTTGCTGTGCTTTGTTTTAAGTAAAGCTCTGTATCTGAtgacactctataatcacaatGAGTAGGAAGGTAGTTCTACATGATCAAATGTGCATCATTCACTATTCATGTTTGCTAGTTCAAACCTGTTGTTACTATTACAAAGCCAACAAAGAAAAGTCTGAACCCAAATCTTTTAATTTCTAACATGCTTTTGTACTGTTGTACTGATGTCTAATTTGGAAGAGCTGGATAATGCGGTCACCTTGTTGCGCTTGTGGTCTCATTCGCCCATTGAGAACATGATAAAGTGCATAACCGGTTCAAGACGTTTTTCTATTCGAGTTTTAAACGAAATCCTTTAACAAGACACAAAGCCCTATaaatgactgtgatgatgattagggtttttttttgttaggggtttttttttttttttttttttacagcctgaAAACAAACCTTGTTGAGGAAAGCTGTGCATGAGCAGGTGGAGAGGGGAGAAGAACAAGTTAATACTGAAGATGTCCAAGTCAACTCAATCAGATGGTAGAGAGATTTGGGTGAAGTCAACTCTAAGTCTTCCCTTGAATCTAGTGGTCGTTACAGGAACCAAATAAATCATCGACGagaataaatgaaaagagaaaagagtctGGTTGGTCAACCGTGCACCGAAGAATACCTGATTCAGATCCAAAGAAATGGGACTAATGTGATGAGTGACTTTTGTACATTTTCCTCCAGTCATGTCATTGCTGAAATGACTCTGCTCCTACTTTCTCCACCACTCGAACCCTCTCTACATGATGCTGCACTTGGCCTTCAGCTTGTCGGCCCTGCGTTGCTTGCTGGAACGCATGTTGAGGCTCATGTCGCGCTTCTTGTCCAGGTTGAGCAGCTCCTGGAAGAGCTCAGTGACGTTGTGGTTGGTCTTGGCCGACGTCTCCATGAAGGCACACTTCCAGCTGTTGGCCTGTGCCTCCCCTTCCTTGGTCTCGACCTCACGTTGGCTCTCATCGCTCTTGTTGCCCACCAACATGATGGGGATGCCCTCCACATTGCCCTTTATGGCCAGCACCTGCTGGTAGATGGGTTTGAGCTCCTCCAGTGACTGGCGGCTGGTGATGGAGTACACCAGGATGAATGCGTGACCCTTGGAGATGGACAGGCGCTGCATTGCTGGGAACTGGTGGCTGCCTGTTGTGTCGGTGATCTCCAGCGTGCACACACTTTTGTCACAGCTGATCACCTGCCGGTACGTATCTTCCACCGTGGGGATGTACGTGTCCCTGAACGTGCCCTTCACAAAACGAAGGACCAGGGAGCTCTTGCCAACACCTCCAgccccaaacaccaccacacgGTAGTCATTGCTCTGCTCAGGCATGCTGGTATGGTCCACTCAGGGTGCAATCAGTGCTAACTCTTGATGTATTCCCTGAGATCTAGAAAAAtacaaattgaaaaaaaaaacatgcattatTTTATCACTCATGATCATGTTATTAATATctgatgaatattttttttgcaatctCAGGGCCACACAACCACGCATGCCCACAAAATCCCCAGTGTTCAAAGTCTCTCAATGTTCATTTGTGTCTAGCTGAAATGAACAACGTAGGTGTGTGTTCATCCTTGGAGCTCATTCAAAAGTAGAATTTAACTGTGTATAAACAATGGACGATAAAGCAGCACTCACCAGGAATACAGAAAAAGCAAGATACACTCTACAGTCAAAAGTACGCGGACACCTGATtttcacacccatatgtggttcttctctGGTCTGTTGCCAAAAAGTCAGAAGCACAAAATTGTCTAGGATGTCACTATGTGCTGCAGCATTATATTTTCCCCTCACCAGATCTAAGAGGCCCAGATTCCATCATCACAATgctccagtgcacaaaacaTGCTCCTGTTCAGAGCCCTgtctctgactcaaccccactgaacacctttaggatgaactggaacaccgactgccCCTCAGACCGCCTCACCTGCCCTCAGTGATACAGCCAAAGTCTAGTGGAAAGTcttgattgtgattggtcaggtgtccacaaacatttggctatATAGTATATCTAAAATTACAGTATGTCAATGCACTTAAACAAACTCAGTAGGCCTAGCATTATAATTGTGCTGTGCATGCATGAGTAAGATATTATTTAGCTGTATGAGAAGGGTGAGTCAGGATGCTTGAATAGAAATGCCTCTGTCAGCTGTTTTGCGTCAAATCAGTTTTaattgttctgtgtttttaccAGCAGAAGAGAACAAGAGCTCTGAAGGTTTCACTGTTATATCAAACTGCTATGTATCTGTATTTTGTAAGAAGGCATCGGGTGTGTCTCAATCAACTCCTTAGTTCAGTAGT from Hemibagrus wyckioides isolate EC202008001 linkage group LG10, SWU_Hwy_1.0, whole genome shotgun sequence carries:
- the diras1a gene encoding GTP-binding protein Di-Ras1a, with the translated sequence MPEQSNDYRVVVFGAGGVGKSSLVLRFVKGTFRDTYIPTVEDTYRQVISCDKSVCTLEITDTTGSHQFPAMQRLSISKGHAFILVYSITSRQSLEELKPIYQQVLAIKGNVEGIPIMLVGNKSDESQREVETKEGEAQANSWKCAFMETSAKTNHNVTELFQELLNLDKKRDMSLNMRSSKQRRADKLKAKCSIM